In the Prosthecobacter vanneervenii genome, one interval contains:
- a CDS encoding AAA family ATPase, which produces MRLLAVRLQNLNSLSGMHEVRFDAVPLSAAGVFLITGPTGAGKSTLLDAMTLALYGRAARYGNDKADEMMSRHTAECLAEVDFETGGETLRAIWRLRRARGKADGKLQPVERRLANAATGAILAEKAGEMDRIIEEKTGLDAQRFLRSVLLAQGQFAAFLKAKPNERAELLEKITGTEIYSDLSVLAYETHKAKDEAARTLKERLGAVMVLDDVARANLETSLDQARTTSARLQGESQATAQQLREQREHAGIVAEIAKHTAALQTLQKSQVKLHADTARSKAAAEEARLQRTKREPLWEQAAGMAAQSDQLEKQLTDSRAMYQVWAKDQKETAAKREAAEKALHAHDETSKTLEAWLKQNAGDAELGEALPKLRGAVREWRAVFEKLADGRKRHAEATTMHQNLSKAEAAMAALVQQGTEGAAKAEKARTELERLTKALEAQRELVRHAEQVAGFDEHRQDLKPGEACPLCGALEHPFANAATNFESQLQAARKLLNGMDQQRENANRGLIALERELAKNGAETSAERKRIEEIKKRVSELEAPAEEVLEQWSADEKLKRDVVQNSHALKHLHELATPQEAERELGALEQRAAVFARRRDESLQKRGERQKIEGDVQLARQEEAAKAKRLEELKNEGVTLRAKADALKAKLGELLGGKTLSDDRHMHEARVAAMEKGWRDAEAKQNALQTQIAASAAKLEQLEARREPFAGQSVVDTNALEELEANAKRLNDEFATKRTELGSLEQQVRSDDEARKRRESGGAELQAAEAEALRWGRLKELIGSADGAKFSRFAQSLTLKQLIGLANEHLKVLAERYRLMAAEGDELDLRIVDLYQANVDRPMESLSGGESFLASLALALGLSELASRHHPIDSLFIDEGFGTLDSETLEVALSALENLRSRGKTIGLISHVELLKERLTTQVRVVRGVGGTSRIEVVT; this is translated from the coding sequence ATGCGACTCCTTGCCGTCAGACTCCAGAACCTGAACTCCCTCAGCGGCATGCATGAGGTGAGGTTTGATGCGGTGCCGCTGAGCGCGGCGGGCGTCTTTTTGATCACCGGGCCGACAGGCGCGGGTAAATCAACGCTGCTGGATGCGATGACGCTGGCGCTCTACGGACGCGCAGCACGCTATGGCAATGACAAGGCGGATGAGATGATGAGCCGGCACACGGCGGAATGTCTGGCGGAGGTGGATTTTGAAACGGGTGGTGAAACGCTGCGGGCGATCTGGCGGCTGCGTCGTGCGCGTGGCAAGGCGGATGGGAAGCTGCAGCCGGTGGAGAGGAGACTGGCGAATGCTGCCACCGGAGCCATTCTTGCGGAGAAGGCGGGGGAGATGGACCGCATCATTGAAGAGAAGACGGGGCTGGATGCTCAGCGATTTTTACGCTCCGTGCTGCTGGCGCAGGGACAGTTTGCGGCGTTTTTGAAGGCGAAGCCCAATGAGCGAGCGGAGCTGCTGGAGAAGATCACGGGAACGGAGATTTACAGTGATCTTTCCGTGCTGGCCTACGAGACGCACAAGGCGAAGGACGAGGCTGCGCGCACGCTGAAGGAGCGGCTGGGCGCTGTGATGGTGCTGGACGATGTGGCGCGGGCGAATCTGGAGACCAGCCTCGATCAAGCAAGAACGACTTCCGCGCGCCTGCAAGGCGAGAGCCAGGCCACCGCGCAGCAACTGCGGGAGCAACGAGAGCATGCAGGCATCGTGGCTGAGATCGCGAAGCACACTGCGGCGCTCCAGACGTTGCAGAAATCCCAGGTGAAACTGCACGCCGACACCGCCAGAAGCAAAGCTGCTGCTGAAGAAGCACGGCTGCAGCGCACGAAGCGTGAGCCACTCTGGGAACAAGCGGCTGGAATGGCGGCGCAGAGCGATCAGCTCGAAAAGCAGCTGACCGACAGCCGGGCAATGTATCAGGTGTGGGCCAAGGACCAGAAGGAGACGGCCGCCAAGCGCGAAGCCGCAGAAAAAGCCCTGCATGCGCACGACGAAACCAGCAAGACGCTGGAGGCGTGGCTCAAGCAAAACGCAGGTGATGCGGAACTGGGCGAGGCCCTGCCGAAGCTGCGCGGCGCAGTGAGAGAGTGGCGCGCTGTGTTTGAGAAACTGGCCGATGGACGCAAGCGCCATGCGGAGGCCACCACAATGCACCAAAACCTGTCCAAGGCGGAAGCAGCCATGGCAGCGCTAGTGCAGCAAGGCACGGAAGGAGCGGCCAAGGCGGAGAAGGCACGAACAGAGCTGGAACGACTGACTAAGGCGCTGGAAGCACAGCGGGAGCTGGTGCGGCATGCCGAGCAAGTGGCGGGATTTGATGAGCACCGGCAGGATTTAAAACCCGGAGAGGCCTGCCCGCTATGCGGAGCGCTGGAGCATCCGTTTGCCAATGCGGCAACAAATTTTGAGTCGCAGCTCCAAGCGGCCCGAAAGCTTCTAAATGGGATGGATCAACAGCGTGAGAATGCCAATCGCGGGCTGATCGCGCTGGAGCGTGAGCTCGCGAAGAATGGAGCGGAGACGTCTGCGGAGCGGAAGCGAATCGAGGAAATCAAGAAACGCGTGAGTGAACTCGAAGCGCCAGCGGAAGAAGTGTTGGAGCAATGGAGCGCTGACGAAAAGCTGAAACGCGATGTGGTTCAAAACAGCCATGCGCTCAAGCATCTGCACGAACTGGCCACACCGCAGGAAGCGGAGCGCGAACTTGGTGCGCTGGAACAACGTGCGGCGGTGTTTGCCAGGAGGCGTGACGAGTCGCTGCAGAAGCGTGGCGAGCGGCAGAAAATCGAAGGAGACGTCCAGCTGGCCAGACAAGAGGAGGCAGCGAAGGCGAAGCGGCTGGAGGAACTGAAGAACGAGGGAGTAACGCTGCGGGCCAAAGCGGATGCCCTGAAGGCAAAGCTGGGTGAACTGCTGGGCGGCAAAACGCTGAGCGATGACCGGCATATGCATGAAGCACGTGTGGCCGCGATGGAAAAAGGATGGCGAGATGCAGAGGCGAAACAGAACGCCCTGCAAACTCAGATCGCAGCGTCAGCAGCCAAGCTGGAGCAGCTGGAAGCGAGACGGGAACCGTTCGCCGGCCAGAGCGTGGTGGATACGAATGCCCTGGAGGAACTGGAAGCGAACGCAAAACGACTGAATGATGAGTTTGCAACCAAGCGCACGGAACTGGGCTCGCTGGAACAGCAGGTGCGCAGTGATGATGAGGCTCGGAAGCGGCGGGAGTCAGGCGGTGCTGAGCTGCAGGCGGCGGAGGCCGAGGCGCTGCGCTGGGGCAGGCTGAAGGAGCTGATCGGGTCGGCAGATGGGGCGAAGTTTTCGAGATTCGCGCAGTCGCTGACGCTGAAACAGCTCATCGGTTTGGCGAACGAGCATTTGAAGGTGCTGGCTGAGCGCTACCGGCTGATGGCGGCAGAGGGTGATGAACTGGATCTGCGCATCGTTGACCTGTATCAGGCCAATGTGGACCGGCCGATGGAGAGCCTGTCTGGAGGTGAGAGCTTTCTGGCCAGCCTGGCGCTGGCGCTGGGCCTGAGCGAACTGGCAAGCCGGCATCACCCGATTGATTCGCTGTTTATTGACGAAGGCTTTGGCACGCTGGATTCGGAGACCTTGGAGGTGGCGCTGAGCGCACTGGAGAATCTGAGATCGCGTGGGAAGACGATCGGGCTAATCTCGCATGTGGAGCTGCTGAAGGAGCGGCTGACGACACAGGTGCGGGTGGTGAGGGGCGTGGGAGGGACGAGCCGGATCGAGGTGGTGACGTAA
- a CDS encoding exonuclease SbcCD subunit D C-terminal domain-containing protein codes for MRILHTADWHLGARLIERDRLADHAVFCDWLIETLHEEKIDALLLSGDVFDSANPPQDAVGLYFDFLKRLADLKTVKAVITGGNHDSASHLNAPRELLKRFEVHVFGQAGENVVDLGGAVVAAVPFLRERDLRQATSGEAMTEVQAQVRAAIQGHYASQLNTCRAAAGKRPVIAMGHLTVLGATTCDSERDIHIGNLGAVGADVFAGFDYTALGHLHRPQKVAGMETVRYSGSPIALSFSEAGDKKSVVILDTQGEGMDIRIAPIPTSRLLTRVNVSRASLTEDLASVPEASWAEVTVKLDAPEADLDRQVREAAGGRFEVLKVLADLPPSQMQSWQHTGPALNELQPREVFRELIKEKQIAGEELCAVFDELLAIREQKLTA; via the coding sequence ATGCGCATCCTCCACACCGCAGACTGGCATCTGGGCGCACGACTCATAGAGCGTGACCGCCTGGCCGACCATGCCGTGTTTTGCGACTGGCTGATCGAGACGCTGCATGAGGAGAAGATTGATGCGCTGCTGCTGAGCGGGGATGTCTTTGACTCTGCGAACCCACCGCAGGATGCGGTGGGGCTGTATTTTGACTTTCTCAAGCGGCTGGCGGATCTGAAGACTGTGAAGGCAGTGATCACCGGAGGAAATCACGACTCCGCCTCCCATCTGAACGCACCACGTGAGCTGCTGAAGCGCTTTGAGGTGCATGTGTTTGGGCAGGCGGGTGAGAATGTGGTGGACCTGGGAGGTGCCGTGGTGGCGGCGGTGCCGTTTCTGCGTGAGCGTGATCTGAGACAGGCCACCAGCGGTGAAGCCATGACCGAAGTGCAGGCGCAGGTGCGTGCTGCGATCCAGGGACATTATGCTTCACAGCTGAATACGTGCCGCGCAGCGGCGGGCAAGAGGCCTGTGATTGCGATGGGCCACCTGACAGTGCTGGGCGCGACTACGTGTGACAGCGAGCGAGACATCCACATTGGCAATCTGGGTGCGGTAGGAGCGGATGTGTTTGCCGGGTTTGATTACACAGCCCTGGGGCATCTGCACCGGCCGCAGAAGGTCGCGGGCATGGAAACGGTGAGGTACAGCGGCTCGCCGATAGCGCTGAGCTTTTCCGAGGCCGGAGACAAGAAATCTGTCGTGATCCTAGACACGCAAGGGGAGGGCATGGACATCCGGATCGCACCCATTCCGACATCGCGTCTGCTCACCCGAGTGAATGTCAGCAGGGCCAGTCTCACGGAGGACTTGGCGAGTGTACCAGAGGCCAGCTGGGCGGAGGTGACGGTGAAGCTGGATGCGCCTGAGGCAGATCTGGACCGGCAGGTGCGAGAGGCTGCAGGCGGACGCTTTGAGGTGCTGAAAGTGCTGGCGGATCTGCCGCCAAGTCAGATGCAGAGCTGGCAGCATACCGGCCCGGCTCTGAATGAACTCCAGCCACGTGAGGTCTTCCGTGAACTGATCAAGGAAAAGCAGATCGCCGGTGAGGAGCTGTGTGCGGTGTTTGATGAGCTGCTGGCGATCCGGGAACAAAAACTCACCGCTTAA
- a CDS encoding tetratricopeptide repeat protein, protein MNADAQNALKPWAARETKLANEYLSLLVQQPEYGRVLDLLWTLYEKHDATKLLVENVSQQAQKSKFAAVKIVEAHLIRRSGDLKKAAQLYDELLKTDPKNLIVLKSRAEVAREMADSATAFTLLKKAAELMPQDDPQGPPMWIELGGMAMAGGKNADAADAFERAAKLNPQDIDLARQVAQLLLQAGFPDRAASFFSKLADQKDPQRKLDALYDLARIYEHADQFAKADKALTDGLALLHFRDGRYLDFFRRRVRLHERFGLLDDLRKTLVEAARNTPPSEQALLDATRFFELTVEPDEQLRWLRALVQAVPQLEDYRWELVRTLLDHEGAAEAAKLLDERLKNDGSDLTALVLLRCEADLRGGSTENARARLLKLLEAQNSPDVEKQVLSFAQARALDAVIEKILRSRVERDPQKAEAVFELAAFFRARRDLAAEDKLLRSFTESATTQEERQKRLGDASSFLAASNNIDSAIMLAREAVSKPGAGRDAWLHLAELLAEQGENDEAADWIEKAWHASLTDDERVDVDERMLSVLMGDTKAAAKPAASGEFKLPDAFTGMNFASDENEGPKHEKLPERVMEFARTGISSAKKTESKSEKSQALRFRGFWWATRTRQFDAAYELLTALEFDPQTEKPQRVSLAVEQLKLDLAQDDENFALLERQLRRLSELDPAGKVRYTLRLAEQLMESERRADSETSSPGWKSTNPIHPPGVTAAKLLESVYREYPDSGQLLSALTQIYFLQRRADDALALWKQAVKRAEGPSAIPLLENYADILLRQHRISDHVEVQAQILERETDVKRRREVLRRCIDRLTFSDSSGGELAPTVARDRLKMLERALLERVQRHPFDGFYHEALAQVYERGGDHVKAFASMKQAYYTAPDTPFSLDQLRDAALKVADLKSAIYFQKQIAAVAPPKEVAAESRRLVELLEQTFQITEADRVRRRLESRFSQDVTALEELAKYYQSSGQDEAERRVYEQMTQVRGWDSRARLRLALKCLRFADEAEAEKQLQAVLAQPAKARGYAISGARAPLPLTDNRRTGTGVMTGDLVSLLDFAPGLERKEMDALRAYLGQPRAEFAELPEDAALVRLRAIEEIARLRRNKGGDALHQWIERWTAETQANVVEKLWALFYAGAGREFRAVLKEVLPEPESFEEKFALLWLILRSHGMDDALVWAGEKGWPAEVMRERATLLQACVSMLMDLNEYRFEKGSLSKLGLSRLLRNSSLVELTRKLQDKQRYDEALALGSCLPVNTPEMETEYSLFLARIAESAERWDLAQHYLEIAVRGPVTAENYRSTYDPFLLSLTSLSRITSSAQQREESLRGAWRKLQRTQPSAMTTLRQSAIAGLAGAGQTGADILGRYLSGPFLAQRELSDSKGSMLPQSSSRYEEPPHLRSLWEETKEIQALLTQQGLGTVARGANSTISKHYEASMLGPRSDSEFGEWRINELLGKLRGEDYPTRRRLIREHIAAVDLRTEHSVDTLGNLGSRLESAGMMREAIDLYAMLPDRAPSNPDYALWLLRVCETSMEVEPGLSFSLKLLLAEPPLKPPQPGDDTLREKHALFLARSFNLDELRRQGFREQFSQVLERRRPHEASYLRELGLLLERMQDDKAALSAWDRLHAAYVANDQAGTDIDIEAALHRAQIQKRLGHPQAALKVLSEVPMTDPLASVAQEVLQLRCEIASETEAWDDVRDLMTLCVERKSLPCVVALATGLRTHNRTTEALNLLTQADRTIKGDHERFVLRLEQLKVLADGTDWTPEHGRAQIAALFRTSTRDEDTLKNMHAWLRKLAAGRQATNWATLLRTEARAGADRPLAALALSAFAATVPEEAHLDFMSAWQKVEEKDRTCIEQAAKVMLEAGRAAWARDACEIVSSIPTLREQGRKLPLAVRVAHALGDEATVQELFSETLRLTSPGGAQTIEWVRAFEETGHASLARELLNAALQHLEETSALQPELFAEQARFLIRQREFEASESFLMRMTWAMPAEAARLIFELYDAWGKLTEVESELPKFRLPGGVVHEILFLSRQRQKIPSPHS, encoded by the coding sequence TTGAATGCAGATGCACAGAATGCTCTGAAGCCCTGGGCTGCGCGTGAGACCAAGCTGGCCAACGAATATCTCTCGCTGCTGGTGCAGCAGCCTGAATACGGACGCGTGCTAGACCTGCTGTGGACTCTTTATGAAAAGCATGACGCGACCAAGCTCCTCGTGGAAAACGTCTCGCAACAGGCGCAAAAATCGAAGTTTGCGGCGGTCAAAATCGTCGAGGCTCATCTTATCCGCCGCAGCGGCGATCTGAAAAAAGCCGCACAACTTTACGACGAACTGCTCAAAACCGATCCGAAAAATCTGATCGTGCTGAAATCCCGCGCCGAAGTGGCACGCGAGATGGCGGATTCAGCCACGGCATTCACCTTGCTTAAAAAGGCGGCCGAGCTCATGCCGCAGGATGATCCGCAGGGCCCACCGATGTGGATCGAGCTCGGCGGCATGGCCATGGCTGGTGGTAAAAACGCCGATGCAGCAGATGCCTTTGAGCGCGCGGCCAAGCTTAATCCGCAGGATATTGACCTGGCAAGGCAAGTGGCACAACTGCTTCTGCAAGCAGGCTTTCCTGATCGTGCCGCCAGTTTCTTCTCGAAGCTGGCAGACCAGAAGGACCCACAGCGCAAACTCGACGCGCTCTATGATCTGGCGCGCATCTATGAGCATGCGGATCAGTTCGCCAAGGCGGACAAGGCGCTCACCGACGGGCTGGCGCTGCTGCATTTTCGAGACGGACGTTATCTTGATTTTTTCCGCAGAAGAGTGCGTCTGCACGAACGATTCGGATTGCTGGACGACCTCCGCAAAACATTGGTGGAAGCGGCCCGAAACACCCCACCTTCAGAACAGGCGCTGCTGGATGCCACACGTTTCTTTGAGCTGACCGTGGAGCCGGATGAGCAGCTACGCTGGCTGAGGGCTCTGGTGCAGGCAGTGCCACAACTGGAAGACTACCGCTGGGAACTGGTGCGCACGCTGCTGGATCATGAAGGTGCGGCAGAGGCCGCCAAGCTGCTGGACGAACGGCTGAAAAACGATGGAAGCGACCTGACCGCGCTGGTGCTTTTGCGCTGCGAGGCGGATCTGCGTGGCGGATCGACCGAAAATGCCAGAGCGCGTCTCTTGAAGCTCCTCGAAGCACAAAATTCTCCGGATGTCGAAAAGCAGGTGCTGAGCTTTGCCCAGGCAAGAGCACTGGATGCGGTGATCGAAAAAATCCTGCGCTCACGAGTGGAGCGTGATCCACAAAAAGCAGAGGCTGTCTTTGAGCTTGCCGCTTTTTTCAGGGCGCGGAGGGATCTTGCCGCAGAGGACAAACTGCTGCGCAGTTTCACCGAAAGTGCAACCACCCAGGAGGAACGGCAGAAGCGCCTGGGAGATGCCTCAAGCTTTCTCGCCGCAAGCAACAACATTGACAGTGCCATCATGCTGGCACGAGAGGCCGTCTCCAAGCCGGGCGCAGGACGTGATGCCTGGCTGCATCTGGCTGAACTGCTGGCCGAGCAGGGGGAGAATGACGAAGCCGCCGACTGGATCGAAAAAGCCTGGCATGCGAGCCTCACTGACGATGAGCGCGTGGACGTGGATGAGCGGATGCTTTCCGTGCTCATGGGAGACACCAAAGCGGCGGCCAAACCGGCGGCCAGTGGTGAATTCAAGCTTCCGGATGCCTTCACGGGGATGAATTTCGCGAGCGATGAAAATGAGGGCCCCAAGCATGAAAAGCTTCCGGAGAGGGTGATGGAGTTTGCGCGCACGGGCATTTCGTCAGCCAAAAAGACCGAGTCTAAATCCGAGAAGTCGCAGGCCTTGCGGTTTCGTGGCTTCTGGTGGGCGACGCGCACGAGGCAGTTTGACGCTGCCTATGAACTGCTGACCGCCCTGGAGTTTGATCCGCAGACCGAAAAGCCTCAGAGGGTTTCACTGGCGGTGGAGCAGTTGAAGCTGGACCTGGCGCAGGATGATGAAAACTTTGCCCTGCTGGAGAGACAGCTGCGCCGGCTGTCGGAACTGGATCCAGCAGGAAAGGTGAGATACACGCTGCGTCTGGCAGAGCAGCTGATGGAATCTGAGCGCCGAGCGGACTCCGAGACCAGCAGCCCTGGATGGAAGAGCACCAATCCCATCCACCCGCCGGGAGTCACGGCAGCCAAACTGCTGGAAAGCGTGTACCGCGAATATCCAGACTCCGGCCAGCTGCTTTCTGCGCTGACCCAAATTTACTTCCTGCAGCGCCGTGCAGACGATGCACTGGCCTTGTGGAAGCAGGCGGTGAAACGTGCGGAGGGTCCATCCGCCATTCCGCTGCTGGAAAACTATGCGGACATTCTGCTGCGGCAGCACCGGATCTCCGATCACGTGGAAGTGCAGGCGCAGATCCTGGAACGCGAGACCGATGTGAAGCGCCGGCGTGAGGTTCTGCGCCGCTGCATTGACCGGCTGACATTCTCGGACTCCAGTGGTGGTGAACTGGCTCCCACAGTGGCGCGCGACAGGCTCAAAATGCTGGAGCGAGCTCTGCTGGAACGGGTGCAGCGGCATCCGTTTGACGGATTTTACCACGAGGCGCTGGCGCAGGTGTATGAGCGAGGCGGAGATCATGTAAAGGCGTTTGCGAGCATGAAGCAGGCGTATTACACCGCGCCAGACACGCCATTCTCACTGGACCAGCTGCGTGATGCGGCACTGAAGGTGGCGGATCTGAAATCGGCGATCTACTTCCAGAAACAGATCGCCGCCGTGGCACCTCCAAAGGAAGTCGCTGCGGAGTCGCGCCGGCTGGTGGAACTGCTGGAGCAGACCTTTCAGATCACGGAGGCAGACCGTGTGCGGCGGCGGCTGGAGAGCCGTTTTTCACAGGATGTCACAGCGCTGGAGGAGCTGGCCAAGTATTACCAAAGCTCCGGCCAGGATGAAGCTGAACGCCGTGTCTATGAGCAGATGACCCAGGTGCGCGGATGGGACAGCCGTGCCAGGCTGCGCCTGGCTCTGAAATGCCTGCGATTTGCGGATGAAGCCGAGGCGGAAAAGCAGCTGCAGGCGGTGCTGGCCCAGCCTGCAAAAGCGCGCGGCTATGCGATCAGCGGTGCACGCGCTCCGCTGCCGCTGACGGACAACCGACGCACGGGCACAGGGGTGATGACAGGCGATCTTGTCTCGCTTCTGGATTTTGCCCCCGGCCTGGAGCGCAAAGAAATGGACGCCCTCCGCGCTTATCTGGGACAACCGCGAGCGGAATTTGCCGAACTGCCTGAAGATGCTGCGCTGGTGCGCCTGCGAGCCATTGAAGAAATAGCACGGCTGCGCAGAAACAAAGGCGGTGATGCCTTGCATCAATGGATCGAACGATGGACTGCCGAGACGCAGGCGAACGTGGTGGAAAAACTGTGGGCGCTCTTTTATGCAGGCGCAGGCAGGGAATTCCGTGCTGTGCTCAAGGAGGTGCTTCCTGAGCCTGAAAGTTTTGAGGAAAAATTCGCCCTGTTGTGGCTGATATTGCGAAGCCATGGCATGGACGACGCCCTGGTCTGGGCTGGCGAGAAAGGATGGCCGGCCGAGGTGATGCGCGAGCGCGCCACGCTGCTGCAGGCCTGCGTGTCGATGCTCATGGATCTGAACGAATACCGCTTTGAGAAAGGCAGCCTGTCTAAGCTGGGGCTCAGCCGGCTGCTGCGCAATTCCTCCCTGGTAGAGCTGACAAGAAAACTGCAGGACAAACAACGCTACGACGAGGCGCTGGCCCTGGGTTCCTGTCTGCCGGTCAACACGCCTGAAATGGAGACTGAATACTCGCTCTTTTTAGCCCGTATCGCTGAAAGCGCCGAACGCTGGGACCTGGCGCAGCATTACCTGGAGATCGCAGTGCGCGGCCCAGTGACGGCTGAGAACTACCGCTCGACATACGATCCCTTCCTTCTCAGCCTCACCTCTCTAAGCCGGATCACCAGCTCTGCTCAGCAGAGGGAGGAATCCCTGCGCGGAGCATGGCGCAAGCTGCAACGCACCCAGCCGTCTGCGATGACCACTTTGCGCCAGTCCGCCATCGCGGGTCTGGCAGGTGCTGGGCAAACTGGGGCTGATATTTTGGGAAGATATCTGTCCGGCCCCTTCCTGGCCCAGCGCGAACTTTCTGACAGCAAAGGCAGCATGCTGCCGCAGAGTTCATCGCGCTACGAGGAGCCGCCCCATCTGCGCAGCCTGTGGGAGGAGACCAAGGAGATCCAGGCGCTGCTGACACAGCAGGGCCTGGGCACTGTGGCCCGGGGCGCCAACAGCACGATTTCAAAACACTACGAGGCGTCCATGCTGGGACCGCGTTCGGATTCCGAATTTGGTGAATGGCGGATTAATGAACTGCTGGGCAAGCTACGTGGTGAGGATTATCCCACACGGAGACGTCTCATCAGGGAACACATCGCAGCAGTGGATCTGCGGACCGAGCATTCGGTGGACACACTCGGGAACCTGGGAAGCCGCCTGGAAAGCGCCGGCATGATGCGCGAGGCCATCGATCTCTATGCCATGCTGCCGGACCGGGCGCCGTCTAATCCGGACTACGCGCTGTGGCTGCTGCGCGTTTGTGAGACCTCAATGGAAGTCGAGCCAGGGCTGAGCTTTTCCCTCAAGCTGCTGCTGGCCGAACCTCCTCTCAAACCGCCACAACCAGGAGATGATACGCTGCGTGAAAAGCATGCCCTTTTTCTTGCCCGAAGCTTCAACCTGGACGAGCTGCGCCGTCAGGGATTCCGCGAACAGTTCTCCCAGGTGCTGGAGAGGCGACGGCCGCATGAGGCCTCCTATCTGCGGGAGCTGGGACTGCTGCTAGAACGCATGCAGGACGACAAGGCCGCCCTATCTGCCTGGGACAGGCTGCATGCCGCCTATGTGGCGAATGATCAGGCGGGCACCGATATCGACATCGAAGCCGCCCTGCATCGTGCCCAGATTCAAAAACGGCTTGGGCATCCGCAAGCTGCGCTCAAAGTTTTGAGTGAGGTGCCCATGACAGATCCGCTGGCTTCTGTGGCGCAGGAGGTGCTGCAGCTGCGCTGCGAGATAGCGAGCGAAACGGAGGCCTGGGATGACGTGCGTGATCTCATGACCCTATGCGTGGAGCGCAAGTCCCTGCCCTGCGTCGTGGCGCTGGCGACGGGCCTGCGCACCCATAACCGGACCACTGAGGCACTGAACCTGCTGACCCAGGCGGACCGCACCATCAAAGGCGACCATGAACGTTTTGTCCTGAGACTGGAGCAGCTCAAGGTACTGGCCGACGGAACCGACTGGACACCCGAGCATGGGCGTGCGCAGATCGCAGCATTGTTTCGCACCTCGACTCGTGACGAGGACACTCTCAAAAACATGCATGCGTGGCTCAGGAAGCTGGCGGCGGGCAGGCAGGCCACGAACTGGGCCACGCTTCTGCGCACCGAAGCACGAGCCGGGGCGGACCGTCCGCTGGCGGCTCTGGCGCTGAGCGCCTTTGCGGCCACTGTGCCGGAGGAGGCCCACCTGGACTTCATGAGCGCCTGGCAGAAAGTGGAGGAAAAAGACAGGACATGCATCGAACAAGCCGCCAAGGTCATGCTGGAGGCCGGCCGTGCAGCCTGGGCCAGAGATGCCTGCGAAATTGTCTCCTCGATTCCCACGCTGCGCGAACAGGGTCGCAAGCTGCCCCTGGCTGTGCGCGTGGCGCATGCACTTGGAGATGAAGCCACGGTGCAGGAATTATTCAGCGAGACGCTCCGTCTCACCAGCCCCGGCGGCGCACAAACCATTGAATGGGTGCGTGCCTTTGAAGAAACGGGGCATGCCAGCCTGGCGCGGGAGCTGCTGAACGCTGCCCTGCAGCATCTGGAGGAGACCTCGGCACTGCAGCCGGAGCTGTTTGCAGAACAGGCCCGGTTTCTCATCCGGCAGCGTGAATTTGAAGCATCAGAGTCTTTCCTGATGCGGATGACATGGGCGATGCCAGCCGAGGCGGCCAGGCTCATCTTTGAACTTTATGATGCCTGGGGCAAACTAACAGAAGTCGAATCCGAGCTTCCCAAGTTCCGCCTGCCAGGAGGAGTGGTTCACGAAATTTTGTTTCTATCAAGACAACGCCAAAAAATCCCCAGCCCGCATTCATGA